Within Microbacterium proteolyticum, the genomic segment CATCCATGGGCTGGAAGACCGAGCTGCTCGAACGCAACGAGTCCGACCTCGGCGGGTACAAGGACGTCCAGGTCGCGATCAAGGGATCCTCGAGCGACCCCGCGCAGGGCGTGTGGGCGCACCTGAAGTACGAGGGCGGTGTGCACCGCGTGCAGCGCGTGCCGGCGACCGAGTCGCAGGGACGCATCCACACGTCCACGACCGGTGTGCTCGTCTTCCCCGAGGTCGACGAGCCCGAAGAGGTCGCGATCGACCCCAACGACCTGAAGATCGACGTGTTCCGTTCGTCGGGCCCGGGCGGTCAGTCGGTGAACACCACCGATTCGGCGGTGCGCATCACGCACGTGCCGACGGGGATCGTCGTGTCGATGCAGAACGAGAAGTCCCAGCTGCAGAACCGCGAGGCCGGAATGCGCGTGCTGCGCGCCCGGCTGCTCGCCAAGCAGCAGGAGGAGCGCGACGCACAGGCCGCCGATGCGCGCCGCTCGCAGATCCGCGGCATGGACCGCTCCGAGCGCATCCGTACCTACAACTTCCCCGAGAACCGCGTCGCCGATCACCGCACCGGGTACAAGGCGTACAACCTCGACCAGGTCATGGACGGCGCCCTCGGCCCGATCATCGAGTCGGCGATCACCGCCGACGAGGAAGCGCGCCTCGCCGCGCTCTCCGAGAGCTGACGCTCAGGTCGGCGGCGCCCCCTTCGTGCGTGTCGCGTGCACAACGAAGGAAAGGTGTCCCCGGCGGGGCAGAAACCGCTGTTCTTCGCAGACCGGTTCCCGATCCTCCTTCGTTGTGTCCGCGCCGGATGCAGGCTCAGGCGTCCCACGCGGGCGGGTGGGGGAGCGGGCCGCGTCGCAGCTCCAGCTCGGCGCCGAGCGCCAGCAGCGTCGCCTCCCCGCCGGGGCGTCCGATCAGCTGCACCGAGACCGGGTGTCCCGTCGCGTCGACGGTCACCGGGAGAGTGAGAGCGGGCAGCCCCGCCACGTTGACGAAGCTCGAGTACGGTGCGTACTCCACCTGCATCGCGAAGGTGCGCTCGGGGTCGTGGCCGGCGTACGCGCCGACGGGCTGCGGAGCCTGGGCCAGGGCGGGGGTCAGGACGGCGTCGAAGGCCGCGAAGTCGGTGATCGTCCGCCGTTCGAACGCGCGCGCCTCGGTCAGTCCTCCGAGCAGCTCCGGCGCCGAGAGCGCCCGGCCCTCCCGCACGAGCCAGGCGGTGAGCGGCTCGACGAGGGTCATGTCGTGCGCGCTCAGCGGGATGCGCGCAGCGCTCGCGCGCCACAGCACGCGGAACAGGGCGGGATAGCCGACCGGATGCCAATCGGCATCCGTGACGGGGTGTCCGGCGTCGCTCAACCAGACGGCCGCCGTCTCGAATGCCGTACGGGCGGCGGGGTCGAGGACGATGTCCTCGTCGTCGTCCCAGGGGGAGACGGTCGTCGCGCCGATCCGATACGTCGCGGATCCGGTGCGTGCGGCACGGACGAAGGGGCCGCGCCCCGGCGCCGCCGTCGCGTAGGGGAACGGCGAGAGCCCCACGAGCGCGTCGAGCAGCAGGCCCGCGTCCTCGACGGTGCGGGCGATGGGGCCGGTGACGGACAGCCCGTCGGGGGAGTCGAACCCCGACCCGATGGGCAGCCGTCCGCGTGACGGCTTGAGCCCCACGACGCCGACGGTCGCCGAGGGGATGCGGATGGAGCCGCCACCGTCCGATCCGACCGCGGCCGGGAGGAGTCCCGCGGCCACGGCCACGTAGTCGGCGCGCGCGCGCGATCCGTAGCGCGTGGGGACACCCGCCCGGGCGACGAGGTCCTTCTCCGCCGAGGGCACGCCCCAGAGCGGGCCACGGTGTCCGCCGGCGTCGAGCGCGGCGGCGCGCGCGAGCGCGGACTCCGCGGTGACTTCGGCGAAGGCGCCCAGATCGGCTGCGCGAGCGATGCGGTCGAGGTAGTGGGAGGTCAGTTCGACCGGCCGGATCCTGCCGTCCCGGAGCGCCGCGACCTGTGCGACGAGGGACAGATCGTGCAGGCGCGTCATTCTTCGAGCCTAGGCCCGCCGTTCCGCTAGCCTCGCAGCATGAAGACCCGGTTGCTGCGCGTGCTCGTCTACCTCGCCTCGGCGGCGGCGGGGCTCGTGCTCGCCGATCTGTTCGTCGGCGGCTTCCGGATCTCGTGGCTCGACTGGTGGGGCTTCCTGGTGGCGATCGTCGTGTTCGCGATCGTCCAGAGTCTCGCGACGCCCCTCGCCACCCGGGTGGCGGAGAAGCACGCGCCGCTCCTCCTCGGGGGGATCGGCATCATCGCCACGTTCGTCTCGCTGCTGGTCGTGGCGGTGCTGCCGTCCGCGGGCGTGCGGATCACGACCGCGGCCGCCTGGTTCCTGGCGCCGCTCGTCGTGTGGATCGTGTCCGCCATCGTGACGTGGGTGCTGACGGTCGTGCTGATCGACCGGCGGGCCCGGACGGCGCCTCCGACGAAGAGCTGAATCCGGTCAGATCCAGTATTCGGGGGCGGTGAGCAACGCTCGGGTGTCGTCGCTCGACCGGCGCGCCCGCGCTTTCGCCGGAACGCCGACCAGCACGCTCTCGGGGGCCGCGTCCCGCGTCACCACGGCGTTGGCGCCGACGAGGCTGTGGGCCCCGATCGTGATCGGGCCGAGGATCTTCGCCCCCGCCCCCACGGCCACACCGTCGTGCAGCGTCGGGTGGCGTTTGCCGCCCTCGCGCTGGCGTCCCCCGAGGGTGACGCCGTGGTACAGCATGACGTCGTCGCCGACCTCGGCCGTCTCACCGATCACGACGCCCATGCCGTGGTCGATGAAGAAACGGCGCCCGATCGTCGCCCCGGGATGGATCTCGATGCCCGTGAGCCATCGCGTGATCTGCGAGATCGCCCGAGCCGGGAACCGCAAGCCCCGCACCCACAGGCGGTGCGCCACGCGGTACGACCACACGGCGTGCAGGCCGGGGTAGAGCAGCGCGATCTCGAGACCGCCGCGGGCGGCCGGGTCGCGGAACTTCGCCGCGGCGACGTCTTCGCGAACGCGGGAGAGGGCCCCCACGTCAGTTGTCGCGCAGGTCTTCGTACAGGGCGGTGGAGAGGTAACGCTCGCCGTACGAGGGGATGATGACCACGATGTTCTTGCCCTCGGCCTCGGGGCGACGTGCGATCTCGAGGGCGGCCCAGATGGCGGCGCCGGAGGACATGCCCACCAGGATGCCGTCCTTCGCCGCCGTTTCGCGGGCCAGCCGGATAGCGTCGTCGAACTCGACGTCGATGACCTCGTCGATGATGCTGCGGTCGAGGATCGCCGGGACGAAGTTCGGTCCGATGCCCTGGATCTTGTGGGGGCCGGGGTGGCCCTTGGTGAGGATGGGGGAGTCAGCGGGCTCGACCGCGACGACCTTCACGCCCGGGACGCGTTCCTTCAGCACCTGACCGACTCCGGTGATGGTGCCGCCCGTGCCGATCCCGGCCACGAAGTAGTCCACCTTGCCGTCGGTGTCGCGCAGGATCTCCTCGGCGGTGGTCTTGCGGTGGATCGCGGGGTTCGCCTCGTTCTCGAACTGGCGCGCCCAGACGGCGCCGGGCGTCTCGGCGACGATGCGCTTGGCCTCGTCCACCGCGAACGACATGCCCTTGGTGGGGTCGGTGAGCACGAGCTCGGCACCGAACGCCCGGAGCAGCACGCGACGCTCCTTCGACATCGACGCGGGCATCGTCAGGATGACCTTGTACCCGCGCGCCGCGCCGACCATGGCCAGCGCGATACCGGTGTTGCCGCTCGTGGACTCCACGAGGGTGCCGCCGGGCTTGAGCTCGCCGGAGGCTTCGGCGGCGTCGACGATCGCGATGCCCAGGCGGTCCTTGACGCTCGAGGCGGGGTTGTAGAACTCGAGCTTGGCCAGGATCTGGCCCCCGGCGCCTTCCGCGACGCGGTTGAGGCGCACCAGCGGGGTGTCGCCGAACGCGGAGGTGATGTCGGAGTGGATGCCGGGCATGGCTCGCCTTTCGCCGTCGGTCGGATCGCGACAATCCTAGGTGAGCGGCCGGACACCGCGGCCGTGTGTGACGCTGCGCGACTAGGCTCGGGAGCCGTCATGCCCGAGCCCGTATCCTTCGCCCCGTCCCCCGTCGCCGACGTCGTCCGTGCCACCGCCGCGCGCTTCGCCGCCGCGGGCATCCCCGACCCCCAGGTGGATGCCGAACTCCTCGTCGCCCACGTCCTGTCCACGTCGCGCGGGGGAGTGCAGGCCGCCGCCGTCCGCGGCGATCGCCTGTCCGCCGATGCCGCGGCGGCCCTCGCCCCGCTCGTGGACCGGCGCTGCGCGCGCGAGCCGCTGCAGCACCTGACGGGGCTCGCCCCCTTCCGATCCCTGGAACTCGCCGTCGGACCGGGGGTCTTCGTCCCGCGCCCCGAGACCGAGATGGTGGCGCAGCTCGCGATCGACGCCCTGCGCGCGGCGGCATCCGCATCGCCGATCGCCGTGGACCTCGGCACCGGCAGCGGAGCCATCGCCCTCGCCCTGGCGACCGAGGTCCCCCACGCGCGGGTGTTCGCCGCCGAGAACTCCGTCGACGCGTTCATCTGGACGAAGGAGAACGTCGCCCGCATCGGCGCGACGAATCTCACGCTCGCGTTCATCGACCTCGCCGATGCGTTCCCCGAGCTCGACGGAACGGTCTCGGTCGTGGCATCCAACCCTCCCTACGTCCCGGACGACGCGATCCCGCGCGACCCCGAGGTGCGGCTGTTCGACCCGCCGGCTGCCCTGTACGGCGGACCGGACGGGCTGGATGCCGTGCGCGTGCTCAGCCGCGTCGGTCTGCGCCTCGCGCATCCCGGCGGCACCATCGTGATCGAGCACGGCGAATGGCAGGGCGCTGCGATCCGCGAGATCCTCACGGCGGACGGGTGGCGGTCCGCGGCGACCCACCCCGACCTGACGACGCGCGATCGCGCCACGACCGCCGTTCGCCCCTGACCGCGCAACGGTCCGCGCCTCGGTAGACTGTCGCCCGACATGTCACCCGTCTACGACTGCCGTGACGAGTCGCAGCTGCTGTCCGGGATGCGCCACGCGCGTCAGGCGATCGGCCGAGGCGAACTCGTCGTGCTCCCCACCGACACCGTCTACGGCATCGCCGCGGACGCGTTCAACGCGCGCGCCGTCGCGGGCCTGCTCGAGGCGAAGGGGCGTGGACGGCAGCAGCCGCCGCCGGTCCTCGTTCCCGGCGTCGGGACCCTCCGTGCTCTGGTCGCCGAGGTGCCCACCGCCGTCGACGACCTCGTCCACGCCTTCTGGCCGGGCGGGTTGACCATCGTCCTGCCCGCGCAGCCGTCCCTGTCCTGGGACCTCGGTGACACGCACGGCACCGTCGCGGTCCGCATGCCCGCGCAGAACCTCACGCTCGAGCTGCTCGAAGAGACCGGGCCGCTCGCGGTCTCCAGCGCGAACCGGACCGGCATGCCCGCCGCGGTCAGCATCGACGAGGCGCGCGACATGCTCGGCGACAGCGTCGCCGTCTACCTCGACGCCGGACCCAGCGAGTGGGGCTTCGCCTCGACGATCGTGGATGCCACGTCCCTCGTCGGCGGGAGCGAGCCGCTGATCCGCGTGCTCCGCGAAGGCACGATCTCCCGCGCGCGTCTGCGCGAGGTGCTCGGCGACCTGCTCGAGCCCGACCCCGAGACGGGCCCCGCCGACGGTGCCGCCTCGTCGGCGCCGGATACCGCCGCGGATGCCGAGGCGCCGGGTCCGTGACCCAGTACCTCCTCACCATCCTGTTCACGGCGGCGGTCACTCTCGCCCTGTCGTGGGTGGTGTGGAAGTTCGCCCTGCGCTTCCGGTTGTACCCCGGCATCCGGGATCGCGACGTGCACAAGACCCCCACTCCGCGCCTCGGCGGGGTGGCGATGTTCCTGGGCGTCGGCGCGGCCTTCGCGCTGTCGAGCCGGAACCCCTACTTCGCGATCTTCTGGACCGATCCCGTGCCGGTGCTGTCGCTGCTGGGCGCGGTCCTGCTCATCGTCCTCGTCGGGGTCGTCGACGATCTGTGGGATCTCGACTGGATGATCAAGCTCGGTGCGCAGTTCATCGCCGCGGGCATC encodes:
- the prfA gene encoding peptide chain release factor 1, with translation MLESVRGLLDEHRQVELELNDPAVHADAARAKRVNRRYADLNRIVHAYEAWQSAADDLDAARELAREDEAFAEEVPALEQRWAESQERLRRLLIPRDPDDARDVIMEIKAGEGGAESALFAADLLRMYLQYAASMGWKTELLERNESDLGGYKDVQVAIKGSSSDPAQGVWAHLKYEGGVHRVQRVPATESQGRIHTSTTGVLVFPEVDEPEEVAIDPNDLKIDVFRSSGPGGQSVNTTDSAVRITHVPTGIVVSMQNEKSQLQNREAGMRVLRARLLAKQQEERDAQAADARRSQIRGMDRSERIRTYNFPENRVADHRTGYKAYNLDQVMDGALGPIIESAITADEEARLAALSES
- a CDS encoding amidase, with the protein product MTRLHDLSLVAQVAALRDGRIRPVELTSHYLDRIARAADLGAFAEVTAESALARAAALDAGGHRGPLWGVPSAEKDLVARAGVPTRYGSRARADYVAVAAGLLPAAVGSDGGGSIRIPSATVGVVGLKPSRGRLPIGSGFDSPDGLSVTGPIARTVEDAGLLLDALVGLSPFPYATAAPGRGPFVRAARTGSATYRIGATTVSPWDDDEDIVLDPAARTAFETAAVWLSDAGHPVTDADWHPVGYPALFRVLWRASAARIPLSAHDMTLVEPLTAWLVREGRALSAPELLGGLTEARAFERRTITDFAAFDAVLTPALAQAPQPVGAYAGHDPERTFAMQVEYAPYSSFVNVAGLPALTLPVTVDATGHPVSVQLIGRPGGEATLLALGAELELRRGPLPHPPAWDA
- a CDS encoding phage holin family protein, which encodes MKTRLLRVLVYLASAAAGLVLADLFVGGFRISWLDWWGFLVAIVVFAIVQSLATPLATRVAEKHAPLLLGGIGIIATFVSLLVVAVLPSAGVRITTAAAWFLAPLVVWIVSAIVTWVLTVVLIDRRARTAPPTKS
- the epsC gene encoding serine O-acetyltransferase EpsC; the protein is MGALSRVREDVAAAKFRDPAARGGLEIALLYPGLHAVWSYRVAHRLWVRGLRFPARAISQITRWLTGIEIHPGATIGRRFFIDHGMGVVIGETAEVGDDVMLYHGVTLGGRQREGGKRHPTLHDGVAVGAGAKILGPITIGAHSLVGANAVVTRDAAPESVLVGVPAKARARRSSDDTRALLTAPEYWI
- the cysK gene encoding cysteine synthase A; the encoded protein is MPGIHSDITSAFGDTPLVRLNRVAEGAGGQILAKLEFYNPASSVKDRLGIAIVDAAEASGELKPGGTLVESTSGNTGIALAMVGAARGYKVILTMPASMSKERRVLLRAFGAELVLTDPTKGMSFAVDEAKRIVAETPGAVWARQFENEANPAIHRKTTAEEILRDTDGKVDYFVAGIGTGGTITGVGQVLKERVPGVKVVAVEPADSPILTKGHPGPHKIQGIGPNFVPAILDRSIIDEVIDVEFDDAIRLARETAAKDGILVGMSSGAAIWAALEIARRPEAEGKNIVVIIPSYGERYLSTALYEDLRDN
- the prmC gene encoding peptide chain release factor N(5)-glutamine methyltransferase produces the protein MPEPVSFAPSPVADVVRATAARFAAAGIPDPQVDAELLVAHVLSTSRGGVQAAAVRGDRLSADAAAALAPLVDRRCAREPLQHLTGLAPFRSLELAVGPGVFVPRPETEMVAQLAIDALRAAASASPIAVDLGTGSGAIALALATEVPHARVFAAENSVDAFIWTKENVARIGATNLTLAFIDLADAFPELDGTVSVVASNPPYVPDDAIPRDPEVRLFDPPAALYGGPDGLDAVRVLSRVGLRLAHPGGTIVIEHGEWQGAAIREILTADGWRSAATHPDLTTRDRATTAVRP
- a CDS encoding L-threonylcarbamoyladenylate synthase, whose translation is MSPVYDCRDESQLLSGMRHARQAIGRGELVVLPTDTVYGIAADAFNARAVAGLLEAKGRGRQQPPPVLVPGVGTLRALVAEVPTAVDDLVHAFWPGGLTIVLPAQPSLSWDLGDTHGTVAVRMPAQNLTLELLEETGPLAVSSANRTGMPAAVSIDEARDMLGDSVAVYLDAGPSEWGFASTIVDATSLVGGSEPLIRVLREGTISRARLREVLGDLLEPDPETGPADGAASSAPDTAADAEAPGP